The sequence below is a genomic window from Uranotaenia lowii strain MFRU-FL chromosome 2, ASM2978415v1, whole genome shotgun sequence.
ttttattaaagaatATTTTAGTATCACTCCTAGGCTGTACTGTAAAACGTAATGTAAACTGCAGTGCAGATAATTGGTGACCATTGTTGACATTAACTGtaaaatattttgctttgcTCGTTTGGGAGTTTGTTTTTTGCTTGGTTGTTGtaagtttataaataaaaattctttacaGAATAAGTTGTTTGATTTGTAAGGGCGTttttggagaaacttaaaacaCACCCCTCAAAGAGTGGGGATGCTAGGTTTTGGGAAGGACAAAGTAGGAAGTTCAAGGAAACGCTTCCTTTTGCTTACTACAGGATCATAATACTAAAATTGGGAAGGGGATGAAAGGGGAACATTCAAAATGACATGATAATTACATCTACTTTGttgtttgtttcaaagaatacCTGCTACGTCGGAAACTACCTGAGGGTTACCCTACTTGGAAGTCCCCGAACTACTCGGGTAGCTGATGGACTGCTGACCGGGCACCGAGAATGTAGGCCGGAAGTTTCCGAAGTTAGCCGGCGGAGTACCAGCGAATGCTGGCAGCGTGGAGCCTTGGAAACCAGCAGGAAACTGAGCCAGGGGAGCTGTTGGGTAAAAATCGGTTAGAAAGTGTTTTCCTTCtacaaatcattaaaaacttacgGTTAGGTTGGACTGAATTTCCAGTAGCGGCCAATCGCGACAAGATAGATCGCTCGGACATTTGCAGCCTCTGTGCTACAGGTGGAATACGAGCTAGGGTAGCTGGCAAGCGTGAAACATCACTCTTCATGTCCGAGAGCAGCTCTTCCAGTTGGTTCAACACCTTATGGAGGACGGCATTAGCTGGTTTATTTCCAGCAAGAGATTCCTTACTCAGATGCTGGTGTGACTCGGCAAGGCATTCCACTTCCGAGAAACGAGCATTCAATGCCATCGATGGATGGCTGGCGTCTTGGGCAAGATTGAGGATGGCAGCTCGCCGTAGTTGTTCTTCGATGACCAGCGACTGTTCCAGCAGTTTGAAGCGACGTGCaaggaatttatttttgatttccaaaaagTTACCTTTGCCAACATCCATCTTGAAAGGTTCGTTAATGatggaaaaccgaatatcatTTTGCATATCTTGCCAGCGACCATAGCCATGCGTAACGATACCGGCCAAAAGCCAGTAATCGTGACGTCGATGCCAGATTTCATATTCTCGACCAGGAACGGCAGCCTTTTCTTCGTTAATCCACAAAGTATGAAGTTCAGTGAATCCTCCATCTGCAATGTTGAACATAAACTGTCGTTTATGCACCTCGATCGGTTCTGCCTTAGTGGGCTTTTTAATATCTTCATCATCGTCTTTAACAATGACCAcatcgtcatcatcgtcatcaatAGCAATAGGTTTGTCTTCTTTTTTCTCTTCGATTTTACAATCATCATCCTCTTCCTTCTGCTTCTCGACTGGAGCCGGAGTTTCGGACTTCGCATCCTCTTCTTTTGGCTTATCAACCTTGGCTTCTTCTTTTTCAGCTTCCGATTTTGATTCACTAGTTTCAGGTTTCTTTTCTTCTGAGCTTTCTCCTTCTTTCTTCACCTCACCTTCTTCAGACTTCTCCTTCTTGTCTTCATCTGTTTTATCATCAGACTTCTCTTCTTTTTTGACGTCTTCAGACTTCTTTTCTCCTTCTGCTGTTGGTTCACTCGCTTCTTTCTTTGCATCAGTCGATTCTTTTCCATCAGTTGCAGCCTCTTTCTTTTCTTTATCTTCAGTGCTGGTGCTGGTTTCATCGTCTTTTTCGGCGTTGGCCGTTGGGGCTGGACTTGGAGCAGCACTGGTAGCTGGTGTAGCACTAGTGCTCGTCGTTGCAGACTTTGGTGTCTCGCTCGTTCCCTCACCAGCAGCGTTTTTAACCGGCTCACATGGTTTTTTGATCAGTTCTGGCATGCTGTAGTATCCATTGATGTGTTCAAATTCTTGTACCTTCCGCCGGATAAGTGACATCACTCCAATTCGAGTCAACACATGCTGTCTGCTTAGGCCTTCTCTCGGAACGCCATCGGCAAAGGTTTCAGCGTTGTCCGCCCCAGGTTCACATAAATGTCGCATAAACAGGGAAACATAGGCCTTGAAGTTGCGTTCCGATTTACCACGCAAATCACGGACCAACCATTGGGAATTGAAAGCATCTTGCGGTGGCATTCCGTATCGCATAACGGCATTCAAGAAGCTCTTGCGTTGTCGTGCATTGAAACCCAAAACCTCGATGTTTCCTCCAACACGGGCCAACAGCGGTGGAAGAGGACGATTGTCCCTTTCAGCTTCCTTGCGCTCCAACCTTCTCTTACTGCGTCGGCTCAAATCGCCCTCATCATCCTCACCTTCGCCGTCCTCATCGGAGTTACCCGAATAATCAGAATTATAATCGGACACATTCTCCTGCCAGGTCGAATCTTCCTTGATTGGATCAGCCTGGACAACGCCACCATCGGTGTAGTTGACTTGCTTGCGGACACGTTTTCCTTTGCCCAGCGTGCGAGACAAATCTTCTTGATGTTGTTCGTAGTGATGTCGCAACAATTTAACCCAATAAGCCGGATCAGAATTTTCCGCTTCCTGTTTGATGATTTCAGTATCCACTTCCTCCTCTACCTCTTCTTTAGTCGAATACGAAGCAACCTTGAACGACGACAGATAATCATTGGCCCAGTTTTCCTTTTCCTCCACTCCCTTGTTAGAGCGATCCAACAATTCAGCTACAGCTTTATCATCGTACACAATAGCTTCTTCGTCTTTACCATCTTCCTTGAACAACTCCTCGGTACCGAAACGCAAAATATCATCCAACTCTTGTTTGGTGAAGTTTGCACCCTTACCACCCATTCCAGGACGTACCACCAAATGGGTCAACATCATTTTCCTCTTAGCAACCTGGGTAACACGTTCCTCAACCGAGTTCCTCGTTACAAACCGATAGATCATGACTTTGTTAGCCTGACCGATACGATGGGCACGCGAAAACGCTTGAATATCGTTGTGCGGATTCCAATCCGAATCATAAATGATAACGGTGTCAGCAGTGGCCAAATTGATTCCCAAACCGCCAGCTTTTGTCGAGAGAAGGAAACAAAACTGTGGAGCTCCGGGAGCATTGAAACGATCGATAGCTTCCTGTCGCAGTGTTCCCGTAATTCCACCATCGATACGCTCATACTTGTACTGCAATCCCTCCAGGAAATCCTCCATAATGTCCAACATCTTTGTCATCTGCGAGAAAATCAGCACCCTATGGCCTTGCTCCTTCAGAACCTTCAACATTTTCTCTAGCAACACCAGCTTACCGGCAGCCTTTGTTAGTGCGGTAAGTTCGTAGTTTCCACCGGGTGCTAGCGGTGCCTCGTCTACTGCCGCCTGGAACAGGTACGGATGGTTGCAGCACTTTTTCAGATCCATCATGATGTTGATCAAGGAGCAAGCCCCACCGCCACCCCTCGGATTCAGAGCCTCGAAGTTACGGGTCAGGATATACTTGTAGAACTTTTTCTGCAGCGGCGAAAGATCCACCCGCACGATAAACTCGGACTTGGTAGGCATATTTTTCAGCACGTCCGCCTTGAGACGACGCAGCATGTGAGGTCCGAGAAGTTCATGCaattttttcacctatttttaagagagaaacacattttttatgttattcttatattcaaaaaagaaaataaaataatatta
It includes:
- the LOC129749704 gene encoding chromodomain-helicase-DNA-binding protein Mi-2 homolog; the encoded protein is MASDDEIDESLAGEEETALDETGADESLAAEEDNSDDETLKNLSQAQDEDDDYEPEESRGSSSKKSKKGKKRKARGEEKSKARKKKKRKKNDSEDEEELRQSDEAAADSDYDRPKRSGRDKKKGKEEKKEAKQSGGDYNNMPSIEEVCATFDLTDVKIEYTEEDYENLVTYKAFHSHVRPILAKENPKVPMSKLMMLVAAKWREFSEENPNLQNEEEEKAEEEEEAPPSPEYVPKSSRSRTKTEKRDDDMIYDDDDDDDEEELERERSRKKGKKSSSSSAKKKKSKVVPTLKIKFGKRRNASSDEEPEASGGSDRDSDAEFEKMLQQSETKEGPKKGSKKDKDKEKDTDADAGKSGEPAVKKKAKVKMGIGQKAKKKGKGKKSKFPDGPDGEQQHQDYCEVCQQGGEIILCDTCPKAYHLVCLDPELEDTPEGRWSCPTCETEGPVDDEDDEHQEFCRICKDGGELLCCESCPSAYHTFCLTPPLDEIPDEDWRCPRCSCPALPYKVQKILTWRWTDKPLDPNEPSTSKATPTRRREYFVKFNEMSYWHCDWVTEMQLDVYHPLMFRYYTRKYDMEEPPKLEEALDEDDNRYKRMMKMREGCAEQDEAELEEKFYKYGVKPEWLMVHRVINHRTMRDGRTLYLVKWRELPYEAATWEEEDDDIPAMKNSIEYYMDLRAHCFNEINNSSGSKKNKKKGRKSRARDLDEDQPRKYVPPPEKPTVDLKRKFEVQPQYLNDTGMQLHPYQLEGINWLRYSWANDTDTILADEMGLGKTIQTATFLYSLYKEGHCKGPFLVAVPLSTIINWEREFETWAPDLYCITYVGDKDSRAIIREHELSFEEGAVRGGRASKIRSSTIKFNVLLTSYEMISMDAACLGSIEWAALVVDEAHRLKSNQSKFFKMLANYNIAYKLLLTGTPLQNNLEELFHLLNFLNKDKFNDLSTFQNEFADISKEDQVKKLHELLGPHMLRRLKADVLKNMPTKSEFIVRVDLSPLQKKFYKYILTRNFEALNPRGGGGACSLINIMMDLKKCCNHPYLFQAAVDEAPLAPGGNYELTALTKAAGKLVLLEKMLKVLKEQGHRVLIFSQMTKMLDIMEDFLEGLQYKYERIDGGITGTLRQEAIDRFNAPGAPQFCFLLSTKAGGLGINLATADTVIIYDSDWNPHNDIQAFSRAHRIGQANKVMIYRFVTRNSVEERVTQVAKRKMMLTHLVVRPGMGGKGANFTKQELDDILRFGTEELFKEDGKDEEAIVYDDKAVAELLDRSNKGVEEKENWANDYLSSFKVASYSTKEEVEEEVDTEIIKQEAENSDPAYWVKLLRHHYEQHQEDLSRTLGKGKRVRKQVNYTDGGVVQADPIKEDSTWQENVSDYNSDYSGNSDEDGEGEDDEGDLSRRSKRRLERKEAERDNRPLPPLLARVGGNIEVLGFNARQRKSFLNAVMRYGMPPQDAFNSQWLVRDLRGKSERNFKAYVSLFMRHLCEPGADNAETFADGVPREGLSRQHVLTRIGVMSLIRRKVQEFEHINGYYSMPELIKKPCEPVKNAAGEGTSETPKSATTSTSATPATSAAPSPAPTANAEKDDETSTSTEDKEKKEAATDGKESTDAKKEASEPTAEGEKKSEDVKKEEKSDDKTDEDKKEKSEEGEVKKEGESSEEKKPETSESKSEAEKEEAKVDKPKEEDAKSETPAPVEKQKEEDDDCKIEEKKEDKPIAIDDDDDDVVIVKDDDEDIKKPTKAEPIEVHKRQFMFNIADGGFTELHTLWINEEKAAVPGREYEIWHRRHDYWLLAGIVTHGYGRWQDMQNDIRFSIINEPFKMDVGKGNFLEIKNKFLARRFKLLEQSLVIEEQLRRAAILNLAQDASHPSMALNARFSEVECLAESHQHLSKESLAGNKPANAVLHKVLNQLEELLSDMKSDVSRLPATLARIPPVAQRLQMSERSILSRLAATGNSVQPNPPLAQFPAGFQGSTLPAFAGTPPANFGNFRPTFSVPGQQSISYPSSSGTSK